AACAAACGCACGGGTTCGTTCTTATTTCTTTGGTATTTACGTTTAAATCAGCATTTGTTGGCAAAGCCCGTGGAGCAGTTAATTAACGATAACACCCTTGTGGCATTAGCCTTGTTGGTTGCGGAAAGTCTGCCTGCTCAAAAAGAGCTGATGATCCGTTTAATTGAGCATTTTATTATTTTGAAATCGAATGAGTAATTTTCAACGTGGCTTTGTGCTACACCGCCGAGAGTACAGCGAGAGCAGTTTACTGGTGGATTTTTTTACCGAAAACCACGGGCGGATCACGCTGCTTGCCAAAGGAGCGAGACGAGTCCGCTCACCACTGAAAGCGTTGTTGCAGCCATTCACGCCGCTGCTGTTGCATTGGGGCGGTAAGGGTGAATTGAAAACGTTGATCAAAGCGGAATCGGCATCGCTGACGTTACCGATGACAACCTTATCTTTATATAGCGGGTTTTATGTCAATGAAGTTCTTGCAAGGGTATTGGAAAATCAGACCGCTTACCCCGAACTGTTTCAGCACTATTTGCAATGTGTGACACAGCTGGCGACATCGCCCGAACAAATTGAACCAACCTTACGAACCTTTGAATTTCGGCTGTTGCAAGCGGTCGGTTATGGGGTAAATTTTGCAAATTGTGCGGCAACGGGTACGCCTGTTGATCCGAAAATGCTTTATCAATTCTATGAAAATCAAGGCTTTGTCGCTTCATTGCTGCAAAATAATCAGACATTTTTAGGCAAAGATTTGCTGGCGTTTGATTGCTTGGATTTCAGTGAAAAAAGCACGCAACAAGCTGCCAAACGCTTTACCCGTCTTGCGTTGAAGCCTTATTTGGGTTCAGCCCCATTGAAAAGCCGTGAGTTATTCCAAACCATTTTGCCGAATAAGCTTAAAAGCGGCTAACAAGCGGTTAGTTTCGCCACTTATTTTGCAATCCCTTTCTTAATCATTTCTTCAAAAAAGTCGTAATCGACCAAAAACGCATCGTGACCAAAATTGGAATAAAATTCGTGATAGTCTACCTTTACCCCCGCTTTTTCGAGGCGTTGTTTGCTTTTGTGCAGGTCAATTTGTTTGAATAGCTGGTCACTAGTCACGCCCACTAAGGTGTAATTCGCTTTGATACGAGATAAGGCTTGTTGCTCATTGTCGAAGGTGAGTGCGGGATCGTATAAGTCCAACGCTCGCAGCAGCCGCAAATAACTGTTGGCATCAAAGCGATCGAGAAATTTCACTCCTTGATAGCTTAAATAAGATTCTACTTGGAAATGATCGCCCCAAATTTCGCTTTGTTGCTTGATTTCTCGCCCGAAGGCTTTAGCGAGCTGCACATCGGTGCGATACGTCAGCATTCCTAACATTCGAGCGATTTTCAAGCCGTTATCGGGGGGGGACCGTCGTAGTAATCGCCGTTGTTGAAATGCGGATCGTTGATAATCGCCTGTCGCATCACGTGGTTAAAACCGATGGCTTCGGCACTTAAGGTGAGCGATGAACAGAGATTGACGATGTTATCCACAAAATCAGGATAAAAAATGCCCCATTGAGTGGCCTGCATACCGCCGAAGGAACCGCCAACCACCGCTTTTAAATGCGGGATGTCTAACCAATCGATCAAGGCTTTTTGCACTCGCACAATATCTTGCACGGTGATAATGGGAAATTTGCTACCGTAAGGGCGTTGGGTGTGAGGGTTGATGGACGTTGGGCCTGTCGTGCCTTTGCAGCCACCGAGAACATTGGAGCAGATGAAAAAATAGCGGTCGGTGTCAAATGCCAACCCCGAACCGATGAAATCTTGCCACCAGCCTTTGTCTGCGGGAGCAGAGTGGTAAGGTTCTGCATCACCCGTTAAGGCGTGGCAGAGCAGGACGGCATTGTTTTTATCGGCATTGAGCGTGCCATAGGTTTGATAGGCAATATCAACAGGCGACAAATATTCGCCAGATATGAGTTCTAATGGGGAATCTTTAAAAAGTGTGATGAACTTTGCCATAAAATCCTTGCAAAATATTGCCGAAAAGTAACCGCTTGTGGCATAGAATGCGGAGTAAATTAGCGATAGCGGTGTGGTTTGTCAAGAAATTTTGGACGTCTAGATGTTTAAACTTTTAGAAGGCTATATAAACGCTTGCAATTTCTGCTTGCTTCGTTATTCTAACGTCTCATTTTACCTTTCAATGTGAGAGCATTATGCAAACTCATCAACCTGTTAAAGGGGCAATTGCTATCATCAGCGCTGGTGTACTTTTTGCTTGCGTGAATACTTTGATCCCTAAATTGACCTCTGTGTCACCTATCGATGCCAGCGTGATTGCGTTGGTGCAATATTTAGTCGCATTTATTTTTCTATTACCCAGTATGATGAATCTTGGGTTTACACAGTCTTTGAAAACAAAGCATTTTGGCTGGCACTGTTTTCGAGTTTTTCTTTCCGCAATTGGTATTCAATGCTGGACGATGGCATTGGCTCACCCTATTCCGATTTGGCAAGGCATTGCATTGTTGATGACTTCACCACTTTTCGTGACGATCGGTTCAGGGCTATTGCTGAAAGAAAAGGTCGATCGTAAACGTTGGATGGCAACTTTTTTAGGCTTTGTCGGGGCAATGATTATTTTAGAACCTTGGTCAGAAAATTTTGATTGGATCGTGCTTCTGCCTGTGGCTGCAGCATTTTTCTGGGCGTGTTATTCATTAATGGTGAAAAAACTCTCTAGTGATGATTCCCCTACCACAATGGTTGCTTACCTATTTATTTTAATTACGCCATTCAATTTATTGATAGCGTTAACCAATTTAAGCCCAGCTGGCTTTGGTATGCCCTCGATGAGTGATTTTGGCTGGTTAATTTTGCTTGGCTTTTTCACTGCACTGGCACAGCTTTCGGTTGCCAAAGCGTATAGCCTAGCAGATGCTTCTTACATTCAACCTTTTGATTTTATTAAGTTGCCATTAAATGTACTTGCGGGATGGTTAGTCTTTAATTGGGTTCCACCAGGTAAATTGTGGTTAGGTGCAGCGATCATTATTGCAGCTACAATGTATATCACCCACGCAGAAACTAAACAGGCAAAAGTCGCTAAATGACGGAACAAATAGAAAACGAAGAGAAAATAACGAAAGCAACCTTTTTTTCTAAGGTTGCTGGTTATTTTTTTGCGTTTTTGAAAGGCTCGGTATGGCTAATTTTCCCGTTATTTATATTGATGCTAGTGATCGATCTAGGCACAAGTTATTTAGTAAAAGATCGCATTTATACCGATATTCATCTGCTTCCTAAACGAGAGTATGCAGTCGTACTCGGAACGGCAAAGTATTATCCTTCAGGGCGTCAGAATTTGTATTACAAATATCGTCTAGAATCGACCTACGCCATTTACCAATCACAAAAGTCCGATTATTTTTTAATGAGCGGAGATAATCAGACCGCTTATTATAATGAACCGAAAACCATGACCAATGATTTACGTCAAATGGGGATGCCAAGTGGCGTGATAAAGCAGGATTATGCAGGATACAATACCTTAGACTCCATTTTGCGAGCAGATAAAGTTTTCAAACTGAAGCCATTTACGATTGTATCGCAACGTTTTCATTGTGAGAGAGCCTTAATGATTGCGAAATTTCATGATATTGATGCAATTTGTTTTGCGGCAAAATATCCAGAGCAGCATTATCGAGTGCGTATTCGAGAGTTTATTGCCCGAACGGGAATGGTATGGCGTTTATTGATAGGTGCTGATGCAACAACACTAGAAGATTCAAAAATTGTTGAGCCACCAGTTAAATGAAAAATCCACCTTTTGAATTATCTCTAAAAGGTGGATTTTTTCTTATCATTTACTGTGCGTCATTAAGCTTTTTAATGCTTTCATCTGCTCGACGAGCTTCGCCTTTGTGTTTTTGTTTGTTTAACTGCGTTTCTAATTTGGTTTCGACTTCGTTAATTGCTTTGTATAAATCAGCATCTTGTGCTTTTGCGAATAGATCGCCAACGGGCGTACCAATTGAGGCTTCAACTTCATAACTGTTTGGCAATTTATGAATCATAAAATGCGGATTGATTAGCTGGGTTTGCCACTTATTCAATTTCGCTAAACGCTCTTCAATGTGCGTACGAATTGCAGGAGTCACTTCCATCTGTTTGCTTGAAATATTGATTGTCATAGCATTTTCCTCTTTTGTTTGCGACCGAAATTGGTCAATTAACGATGATAGAAAGGTATGCCTTTCCCCTAGAAATTTCAACTGTTAGAGTCAAGAAAAAGTGAAAAGTTTGAACTACTTAACACTTTTATGCTGTTTTCGACTATAATTCGTGCGAATTGATTGAGAGATAATGCGTTAATGAGAGAGAATAAATTCCCGCCGTTCCAAACGGCTTTTTTACACCCTAAATATTGGGGATTATGGCTTGGGCTTGGGCTATTTCGACTTATTTTGTGCTTGCCGTATCCCGTTCTTGTACTTATAGGCAGAGGTTTAGGCAGATTATTTGGTTTGCTTGGTTTTGGCAAAAAACGGATGAAAATTGCTCGCCGCAATCTTGAGTTGTGCTTTCCGCATTATACAAGCGGTCAGATCGAGAAAATTTTATGCGAAAATCGTGATTCAGTTGGAATGGCGATTATTGAAACGGGAATGGCGTGGTTTTGGTCGGATAAACGCATTCTCAAATGGTCAAAAATTGAAGGATTGGAACATCTCAAGCAACCTGAAGGCGTTGGTGTGATTTTTGTCGGCGTGCATTTTTTGACGTTGGAACTTGGGGCGAGAATTGTCGGTTTGCACCATCAAGGCATTGGGGTGTATCGTCCAAATGATAATCCGCTGCTTGACTGGATCCAATTTCGTGGGCGAGTGCGTTCTAATAAAGGAATGCTAGATCGCAAAGACTTACGAGGAATGATCAAAGCCTTAAAAGCAGGCGAAACGATTTGGTATGCCCCCGATCACGATTATGGTCGCAAAAACAGCGTTTTCGTGCCATTTTTTGCGGTGGAGCAGACTTGCACCACCACAGGTACTCGAATGCTGCTTCGATCTGCACCGAATGCCGTGGTTGTACCGTTTAGCCCAATTCGTCACGCCGATTATTCAGGCTATACGGTTAAAATCAGCCCAGTGGTTGATTTCAGCCAATGCGAAACCGACATTGACACCGCTACTCGAATGAACCAAGTGGTCGAAGCGGAAATTATGCAAGCCCAAAGCCAATATATGTGGCTTCATCGCCGTTTTAAAACCCGACCAAACGAGAGCGATCTAAGCCTTTATTGATCGCATATCGAACAAACAAGCGGTCAGATCTTCGCAGTTTTTTGCAAAAGGAGAACGAATGAACAAACAAAAAATCGTCCTTGCTACAGGCAATCAAGGCAAGGTAAAAGAAATGGCAGACGTGTTAAGTGCGATCGGTTTTGAGGTGGTTGCCCAAAGTGAATTTGGGATCGAGTCGCCTGAAGAAACGGGGCTGACCTTTGTTGAAAATGCGTTACTCAAAGCTCGCTATGCCGCCAAAATGACAGGATTACCTGCGATTGCTGATGATTCGGGCTTAGCGGTGGACGCTTTAGGTGGTGCCCCAGGGCTTTATTCGGCACGCTATGCAGGCGTAGATGGCGATGATGCTGCCAATCGCCAAAAATTACTGGTGGAAATGGCAGCAGTTGCAGATGAAAATCGCACCGCTAAATTTGTCAGTTGCATCGTTTTCTTACAACACGAAACCGATCCAACGCCTAAAATCGCCCTAGGCGAATGTTTCGGTACGATTTTGCGTGAAGAACGTGGCACAAACGGTTTTGGTTACGATTCGCTGTTTTTCTATCCGCCGAAAAATTGCAGCTTTGCCGAGTTGGAAACGGCAGAAAAGAAAAGCCTTTCTCATCGAGCCATCGCCTTACAATCCCTTAAACAACAGCTTCAGGAGAAACGATGATTATTACAACCACTCACCAAATTGAAAATCATCAAATCGTTGAATACAAAGGCGTGGTGTTTGGCGAAGTCGTTTCTGGGGCAAATTTTGCCCGTGATTTTTTTGCTAGTATCACCGATGTCATTGGTGGGCGTTCAGGGGCTTATGAAAGCAAAATCAGCGATTCTCGCCAAGATGCGTTGCGTGAACTAGAAAAAAATGCACATAAACTTGGTGCAAACGCCATTGTCGGCGTTTCCTTTGATTATGCGACACTCGGCACCAAAAATATGTTTATGGTGGTTGCCACAGGCACTGCTGTTGTGGTGCGTTAATGTCCGACGATTTGCAAAAAAATGTCCTGAACTCACCGCTTGCAGCGAATTTTTGGCAAACCAAATCGTTGTTGGAAATGAATGAAGCGGAGTGGGAGGCTCTGTGCGATGGCTGTGGAAAGTGTTGCTATCGCAAATACATTCAAGGGCGGGGCAAAAGAGAGAAACTGTATTACACGCGGGTGGCATGCAATTTGCTTGATGTTGATACAGGCAAATGTTGCGACTATCCGAATCGCTTTAAACTTGAAAGCGACTGCACCAAGCTCACCAAAAAAAACTTACCTGATTTCGGCTGGCTACCGCAAACTTGTGCTTATCGGCTACTTTACGAAGGCAAGCCGTTATTTGATTGGCACCCGCTGATTTCCAAGGATCCCAATTCCGTTAAACACGCTGATGTGTTAATCAAACACGGTATTCACGAAAAAGATGTGATTGACTGGTTTGAATTTGTGATTGATGAAGTTTAACAAGCGGTCACTTCATTGCAATATTTTGCAAATTTTTTCGCTTTACGTCTAAATTCGTCAGAGTAGAGTGGCAATCAATAAATGATAAAAAGGAGTAAAAAATGAAAACGGCATTAGTGACAGGGGCAACTGCAGGCTTTGGCTTGGCGATTTGTAAAACCTTAATTCAAAATGGTTATAAAGTCATTGGCACGGGTAGACGTGCCGAGCGTTTAGCCGCATTGCAAGCCGAACTTGGCGAAAATTTCTTACCTTTAGCATTTGACGTGAGCGATGTCGCTCAAACGGAAGCCGCATTAAAGTCACGCCCAGCAGGCTGGCAAGCGGTTGATTTATTGGTGAATAATGCAGGTTTGGCATTGGGCTTAGAACCCGCACATAAAGTGGAACTTGCCGATTGGATGAAGATGATCGACACCAATATCAAAGGCTTGGTGACGGTTACTCGCTTGATTTTGCCAGAAATGGTGGCTCGTAACACAGGATATATTATCAATTTAGGATCAATTGCGGGCAATTATCCGTACCCAGGTGGAAACGTTTACGGTGGCACCAAGGCGTTTGTGAAACAGTTCAGCTTGAATTTGCGTGCCGATCTGGCAGGAACCAAAGTGCGAGTGAGTAATGTCGAACCAGGACTTTGTGGTGGTACAGAATTTTCTAATGTCCGTTTTAAAGGCGATAATGAGAAAGCGGCAAAACTGTATGAAAACGTGGATTACGTCAGCCCGCAAGATATTGCCAACATTGTGCTTTGGCTCAACCAACAGCCAGAACACGTTAACATCAACCGCATTGAAGTGATGCCAACGGCACAAACGTTTGCTCCACTTTCCGTTCATCGTGGCTAATTTCACGTTTACAAGCGGTCAGATTCATTACATTTTTTGCAAATAAAAAACGGTGGGGATTGATTCAGTACCCACCGTTTTTCGTTTGAATAACCGATTAAATAGCGTAGCCTAAAGCATAGAACGCAACGAGTACAATAGCAATCGCAACAGTACCGATATTTAATTTATTAAATTCGCCTGAAATGACACGTCCGATAACTAACGTTGCAAAACCTAACATAATGCCTGTAACGATGTTAGCGGTGAGTACAATGAATACCGCACAAACTAAACCAGACATTGCCCCGATAAAATCGTCAAAATCCAATTTTGAGACGTTGCTTAACATCAACAATCCAACGTACATCAGAGCAGGAGCAGTGGCGTAACCTGGTACAAGGAACGCAAGCGGTTGGAAGAACAACATCAACAGGAATAGCACACCAACAACGACAGCCGTTAAACCTGTTTTACCGCCTACAGCTGTTCCCGCTGCAGATTCAATATACACCGCTGCGGGTGCTGTTCCGAATAAACCTGACAATACACTACCTAAGGAGTCAGAGGTTAAAGCACGTCCGCCATTGATAATTTGCCCGTCTTTATCCAGCAAATTCGCTTGACCTGCTACCGCTCGAATGGTGCCCGTTGCGTCAAAAATCGCAGTCATAACTAAGGCGAATACCACGGGTAAGATCGCCGCATTCAACGCCCCCATCACATCCAACTGTAAAAAGAGTGAATTTTCACCGAAGCTTGGCATTTTGAAAATTTCACCCCCAAACTTCACATTTGGGTCAAAAACCAAACCGATAACAGTAATCGCAATAATTACCCATAAAATAGAACCTTTCACTTGTAAACGTTCTAAACCGATAATTGCCGCTAAACCGAGTAAAGACATAATGACAGGGAATGAGGTAAATTCGCCCATTTTGACAGGAAGCCCAGCCTGATTGCTTACCACTAAACCCACGCCGTTACTTGCAATGAGTAATAAGAACAAGCCGATTCCAATGCCCGCACCGTGAGCGATACTAGAAGGTAAGTTGCGTAAAATCCAGCTACGAATTCCCGTTACGGAAACCAGTGTAAATACCACACCCATTAAGAAGATCGCCCCTAAGGCAACGGGAACGCTAATGCCTTGCCCTAGCACTAAACTGAAGGCGGTAAAGGCGGTAAGTGAAATGGCACAACCAATTGCCATCGGCACGTTCGCCCATAAACCGATTAAAATTGAACCTAGACCTGCAACCAAACAGGTGGCGATAAACACCGAATCTGCTGGGAAGCCTGCGGCACTTAACATATTGGGTACCACGATCACCGAATAGACCATCGCTAAGAATGTGGTTAGACCCGCAATAATTTCCTGACGAACGTTTGAACCACGTTCTTTCATTTGGAAACGACAAAGTAAAGACATTTGTAAGACCTCAAAAAGTGAATGAAAGATGAAAAAGGCGTGATTTTACACAAGGAAAAATGATTAAGCAAACGTTTGCGTACTCTTGTTTTTAATTAGATGCATAGCCTTTTAAAAATGCCTGCCAATTTTCATCATCAAACAAAATCCCCAAACGGGCTTGTTCTTTGTGGAAAGAGCGTAGCAAACGAGCGAGATTTTGCGATTTCCATTCATCGCCTTGCTGAATGTGGCACTTATCGAAGTCAATCAACCAAAATTTACCGTTTTTATCCAGCAAAATGTTGTGAATATTGAGATCGGAATGATGCACTTGATGAGCGTGCAACTGCCGAATTAGTTTTCCAAGTTGTTGATATTGTTCCGTTTCTAACGTTTTTTGTTGCAAAATTTGGCTTAAATCTTGGGTGGTTGCAATTTTTTCCAACAAAATATCCGCTTGATAGCACCCACAACAGCGGTCGATTTTAAACGCAATTGGGCGGGGAACAGGCAGTTGCCACTCAACCATTTTCGTCAATAAATCAAACTCTTGAGCGGCTCTTGTGGCATTGAGAGAACAGAAGAAATAGCGATCTTTGACGATCTTGCCAAATAACCCACCACGGTAGTAGTGGCGGCGAACACTATTAACGCCTAGTTCTTGCTCAGTATTGAGAAACCACGTGGTGCCACGTCCTGTTGATGACCCCAACAAGCGGTCAGATTCGGCGAAAGTTTTACAATCTAAAAGTTGTTGAACCAAACCTTGTTGCTCGGATGGCACAAGGTCAGCATTAAATTGGTAATATGCCATTGATATTGAGATTATGTTTAAAAATATGGCGTGATTTTACACGATTTCTACCACTTTCGTTGTGTTTTTAATGCAATTTGGTAGAATTCTCGGCTTAAATTTTTAGGAAGGAAATTCAATGAGCATTATCTCCCCAGAAGCCCAAAGCGTACGAGCAGCCTTACTTGAGAAAGGCATCGAAACCCCGACAGTTGCCCATACTAAAGATAAAGACTTACGTCGCAGCGAAATTCAGCAGCATATGCGTTCGGTGTTGGAGTTGCTTGGCTTGGATCTGCGAGATGATAGCCTTGAAGAAACCCCGCACCGCTTGGCGAAAATGTACGTTGATGAAATTTTCAGCGGGCTAGACTATGAAACTTTCCCGAAAATCACCAAAATTAAAAATCAGATGAAAGTGAGCGAAATGGTGTTGGTCGATGACATCACCCTCACCAGCACCTGTGAGCATCATTTTGTCACCATTGATGGCAAAGTTGCCGTGGCTTACTACCCGAAAGATTGGGTGATCGGCTTGTCTAAAATCAATCGTGTGGTGCAATTTTTCGCCCAACGCCCGCAAGTGCAAGAGCGTTTCACTGAACAAATTCTCACTGCTTTCCAAACGATTTTAGAAACCGAAGATGTTGCAGTGTATGTGAAAGCGACTCACTTTTGCGTGAAATGCCGTGGTGTGAAAGACACTAACAGCCAAACGCTCACCTCCGCATTTGGCGGCGTATTCCTGCAAGACCGTGAAACCCGCAAAGAATTTTTGTCGTTGTTGAGTAAGTAGTTTCTCTCTTACTAAGAGAGGGGACAAGCGGTCACTTTTTAAGAAAATTTTGCAAATGAAAATCGCCCTTGGCATTGAATATGACGGCAGCCGCTATTTCGGTTGGCAACGCCAGCAGAATGTGGATTCCGTCCAACAAAAATTAGAAGAAGCCCTGTCGATTATCGCCAATTCGCCCGTTGAAGTATGTTGTGCGGGACGAACCGATGCGGGCGTACACGGCACGGGGCAGGTAGTGCATTTTGAAACGAATGCCAAACGCCCGTTGCAAAGTTGGTGTTTTGGCACTAATACCCATTTACCGCCCGACATTGCAGTGAAATGGGCGGTGGACGTGGCAGACGAGTTTCACGCCCGTTTTAGTGCAACCGCCCGCCGCTATCGTTATATCATTTACAATCATAAACTTCGCTCGGCGATTTTGCCTTTCGGCGTGTCGCACTATTATCATCTGCTTGATGCCGAAAAAATGCACGAGGCTGGGCAGTTTTTACTCGGAGAGAACGATTTTAGTGCTTTCCGTGCCGCTCAATGCCAGTCCCATACGCCTTGGCGAAACGTGCATCATCTCAACGTTAGCCGCCAAGGCGATTACATTATCGTAGATATTCAAGCCAACGCTTTTGTGCATCATATGGTGAGAAACATTGTCGGTAGTTTGATTGACGTTGGGCAAGGTAAGCAGCCAGCTGAATGGATCAAGTGGCTGCTTGAACAGCGTGATCGCACTCTCGCCGCACCAACTGCCAAAGCAGAAGGGCTATATTTAGTTGATGTGAGTTATCCCGAACAATTCGCTATTCCAAAAGGGAAGCTAGGACCACTCTTTTTGGCTGATTAATTTAGTCATCAGCCACAACTCATTGATATAAAAAGACAAGCGGTGAGTTCCACTCATTTTTTTGCAAATTGAATTGCAAAATTTGAGTCGAAACTCACCGCTTGTTGCTGAACGCTGTGTTAAGAAAATTAGTCTCTTCTTTTCGCAATCACAACCACAATAACCGCCAATACTGCCGCAGTAGTTGCAAAACCAAGCCAAGCAGATTTGGTAAAGCCCAGAACCAGATAACCCGTAACAGTGGCGATTGCAACCAACATCGCATATGGCAATTGTGATGTTACGTGATCCATGTGATTACACTGTGCTCCAGTCGATGACAAAATAGTCGTATCTGAAATTGGTGAGCAGTGGTCGCCACAAACCGCACCAGCCATCACGGCAGATAAGCAAGGAAGTAATAAGCTTGGGTCAGCATTGGCAGCCATTGCGGCAGCAATCGGTAACATAATGCCGAAGGTACCCCAACTTGTTCCCGTTGAAAATGCCATACCTGTGCCAAGAACGAAAAGGATAGCAGGTAAAAATGCAGGATCAATGCTGCTTGCTACAAGCGTTGAGAGATATTTACCCGTTTGCATATCGCCGACAATGCCATTGATTGTCCAGGCAAAACAGAGAATGAGAATGGCTCCAGACATCGATTTTGCCCCAATCATATAGGCTTTAACGTATTCTGGTATTGTGATTTGGCGAGCCGCAAAAATACAGATGGTTGCGACAACTAAGGCACTAACACCTCCCACAACTAAAGAAACACCTACTGTCGTATTTTCAAATGCTCCCAAGATATCAAATGGTTTTCCATCTGCTGCGAGAGCTTGGTTGCCTGTGTACATCATCATCGCAACGGTCGCAAGAATGAGCGTAACAATAGGTAAAATTAGGTTGCTCACTTTGCCATCGCCTTGAATCTTCTCTTCAGCTTGTTCAGATTGGGCTAATGCTTCACGTTCAAAACGCGTCATTGAACCAATATCAATGGTGAAATAAGCGACCAGAAATACCATAACCATAGAAAAAATAGCATAGAAGTTCATCGCACTCATTGTCATAAACGCACCGAGTGGGGAGTAGCCCGTAATCCCATAAGTGGCTAATAAACCAGCAATAAGCGTGATAATGTATGCTCCCCAGCTAGAGATTGGCATTAAAACACACATTGGTGCGGCGGTTGAGTCTAAAATATAGGCAAGTTTTGCACGTGATACGTTGAATTTATCAGTCACAGGACGAGCGATAGCACCTACAGCAAGGCTGTGGAAGTAGTCGTCAATAAAGGTGAAAAAGACGAGTCCTGCAGCCATTAATTTAGCCCCACGTCTGCCTTTAATACGTTTTTGTGCCCAAGTCGCAAAAGCTTGGTTGCTGCCAGAAAGGCTAAGTAGAGCAGTAAGAACGCCTAATAGCACAAGGAATAAGATAATGTTGATATTGTTGCTGTTTAGCCCATCTTCTCCATAAA
The nucleotide sequence above comes from Pasteurellaceae bacterium Orientalotternb1. Encoded proteins:
- a CDS encoding Na+/H+ antiporter, encoding MSPIDYSASAWSLVPALLALLLAILTRKVILSLSIGIIVGAFMLQGGDPVNSLIHLKNSVLSLVYGEDGLNSNNINIILFLVLLGVLTALLSLSGSNQAFATWAQKRIKGRRGAKLMAAGLVFFTFIDDYFHSLAVGAIARPVTDKFNVSRAKLAYILDSTAAPMCVLMPISSWGAYIITLIAGLLATYGITGYSPLGAFMTMSAMNFYAIFSMVMVFLVAYFTIDIGSMTRFEREALAQSEQAEEKIQGDGKVSNLILPIVTLILATVAMMMYTGNQALAADGKPFDILGAFENTTVGVSLVVGGVSALVVATICIFAARQITIPEYVKAYMIGAKSMSGAILILCFAWTINGIVGDMQTGKYLSTLVASSIDPAFLPAILFVLGTGMAFSTGTSWGTFGIMLPIAAAMAANADPSLLLPCLSAVMAGAVCGDHCSPISDTTILSSTGAQCNHMDHVTSQLPYAMLVAIATVTGYLVLGFTKSAWLGFATTAAVLAVIVVVIAKRRD